A stretch of DNA from Halobaculum sp. XH14:
CGGCGTCGGCAGGCGGCTGACCGACGAGGAGGTCCGCGGCCTGATGCTCACGCGGGTCAACGCGCTCGTGAAGGGCTACTCGGGCGTCCGCGAGGTCGTGGTCAACCACCTCGTGGCGATGCTCAACGAGGGCATCCACCCGGTCGTCCCGGCCCAGGGGAGCCTCGGCGCGAGCGGCGACCTCGCGCCGCTCGCGCACGTCGCGATCGTCCTGCTCGGGGAGGGGACGGCGACGGTGGACGAGGAGGACGGTGCCGGCGGCGAGGGCGACGACGTGGCGGGCGGCGCCGAAACGAGCGACCGGACGGAACTGTCGGGGGCGGACGCGCTCGCCAGCGCCGGCCTCGACCCGCTCCGACTCGCACCCAAGGAGGGGCTCGCGCTCATCAACGGGACGCAACTCACCGTCGCGCTCGCCGCGCTGCTCGTCGTCGACGCCGAGCGCGTCCTCGACGCGGCCGACGCCGCGGGGGCGCTCACGACCGAGGTGACGATGTCCACGACGGCCAACTGCGATCCCGCAGTGACCGACGTCCGGCCCCACGCGGGCCAGGCCCAGAGCGCGGCCAACGTCCGCCGGTTCACCGCCGGCTCCGAGGTCATCGAGTCCCACCGCAACTGCGACCGGGTGCAAGATGCGTACTCCATCAGGTGTCTCCCGCAGGTCCACGGCGCGGTCCGGGACGCGGTCGCCCACCTACGCGAGGCCGTCGAGGTCGAGTTGAACAGCGCGACCGACAACCCGCTCGTGTTCCCGCCCGAGGCGGTCGCGGGGCGGGCCAGCGGCGGCGACGACGCGGCGGTGCTCTCGGCGGGCAACTTCCACGGCGCGCCGCTGGCCCACCTGCTCGACTACGTCGCCGCCGCGCTGACCGACCTGACGGCCATCTGTGAGCGCCGGGTCGACCGCATGCTCAACCCGGAACTCCAGGAGGACCACCTCCCGCCGTTCCTCGCCGAGCGGAGCGGGCTCCAGTCGGGGTACATGATCGCACAGTACACCGCCGCGGCGCTGCTGAACGAGTGCCGCTCGCTCGGCCGGGCCGCCACGGACTCGACGCCCGTCAGCGGCGGCCAGGAGGACCACGTCAGCATGAGCGGACAGGCGGCGCTGCACGCCCGGACGGTCGCGGGGAACGCCGCGACGGTCGTCGGCGTCGAACTCGTCTGTGGCGCGCAGGCGGCCGAGTTCCTCGATTCGGACCTCACGCTCGGCGACGGCACCGCCGCTGCCTACCGGACCGTCCGCGAAGTCGTCCCGCCACTGGAGACCGACAGGCCGCTCGACGCGGACCTGCGGGCGGGCGAGCGGCTGGTGGCGAGCGGAGCGATCCGGGACGCGGTGACGGCTGCCGCGTCGGCCGACGCCGAGTGACGGCGGCGATGGGAGCCGGGGCGGAGCCCGCGAGCCGCCGGATCGCCCCGCCGGGTCCGAACCCCCACGAACGCTGCCGGGTGCCAACGATTTATGCGCCGCCGTCGTCGCCGAGTTCGTATGCCACCGTCCCCGCCCGCGACCGAGCGCCGCCCCGTGACCGAGACCCTCCACGGCGAGGAGGTGACTGACCCGTACCGCTGGCTGGAGGAGGGGAGCGAGGCGATCGAAGCGTGGGTCGAGGCCCAGAACGAGTACGCCGACGGCTTCCTCGGCGGGGACACCGCCGAGGCGCTCGGCCCCCGGTTCGAGGAGCTGGCGCGCGTGACCGACCACGGCGCGGTCACCGCCCGCGGCGGGCGCTACTTCCAGACCGTCGAGGGCCCGGAGCAGGACCACGGCGTGCTGTTCGTCCGCGAGTCGTTCGACGAGGAGCCGCGGGGGCTCGTCGACCCGAACGCCTTCGAGGCCGAGGCCGCCTCGATGAACTGGTACGTCGTCGGCCCCGACGGCGACCGCGTCGCCTACGGCTACGACGAGGGCGGCGAGGAGCAGTACGACGTGCGCGTCGTCGACGTCGGCTCGGGGACGGTGACCGAGGAGATACCGGGGCTCGGCCGCGTGAACCCCGGCGGGTTCGCGTGGACCGACGACGGCTTCTACTACGTCGCCACCGGCGACGTCGGCGGCGGCGGCCAACTGGAGAAGGCACTGTACTACCACGAACACGGTACCGACCCCGACGACGACCCGTTCGTCACGGACGCGTTCGGCGAGCACGACTGGCCGCAACTGGAGTTCGACGACGAGTCCGGCACCCTGCTCGCGGCGGTCCACGAGGGCACGGCGAACTCGGAGGTGTTCCTGGTCGACGTCGACGCCGCGGAGTCGGGTGACGGGTCCGATGGCTCGGACGAAAGTACGACGGGCGGAAGCACGATGGACGGGAGCGCGCTCGTACCCCTGATCACCGACGCGGACGGCACGTTCCGCCCGCACGTCCACGACGGGACGGTCCACTTCGTGACGAACTACGGGGCCGCGTTCTCGCGGGTGCTCTCGGTGCCGGCCGCGGAAATGGCGGCGCTCGCGGCCGACGGGGGCGACGCCGACGCTGCCGATGATCCCGAAACCGCGGGAGGCGGGCTGCTCGACCCGAGCGCGCTGACCGAGACGGTCCCCGAGACCGACGGCGTGCTCCAGGGGATCGCCTTCGCCGGCGACCGCCTGCTCGCCCACCACATGCACGACGTCAGTTCGGAGCTCACAGTGTGGGCCGACGGCGAAGCGGTGGAGCGGATTCCGACGCCCGAGTTCTGCAGCGTCGCCGGCGTCTCGGGCGACGAGTCGGGCGGGGACGGCGAGACGGCCGGGGACGGCACGACGACCGTGGACGACGAGGTGTTCTACGTCGAATCGACGTTCGACGCGCCCTCGCGGGTCCGGCGCTACGACTTCGGGACCGGCGAGGCCGAGACGCTCGCGCGGGCCGACGTCTCGTACGAGGTCGACGTGGCCGTCTCCCAGGAGTTCTTCGAGTCGACCGACGGGACGGCGGTGCCGGCGTTCGTCGTCCACCGCGAGGGGCTCGAGCCCGACGGCGACGCGCCGACGGTGCTGTACGGCTACGGCGGCTTCCGCATCCCGCAGACGCCCGGCTTCGATCGCTTCCGCGGGCCGTTCCTCGCGGCCGGCGGCGTGTTCGTCGTGGCGAACCTGCGCGGCGGGAGCGAGTACGGCGAGCCCTGGCACGAGGCGGGCATGCGCGGGCGCAAGCAGACCGTCTTCGACGACTTCTACGCGGTCGCGGAGGGGCTGATCGATGCGGGCTACACGAACACCGACCGGCTCGCGGCCTACGGCGGGTCGAACGGCGGCCTGCTCACGGGCGCTGCCGTGACCCAGCGGCCCGGCCTCTGGGGCGCGGTGCTCTCGACGGTGCCGCTGCTCGACATGCTCCGATTCCACCGGTTCCTGCTCGGCGAGTACTGGACCGTCGAGTACGGCAGCCCCGACGACCCGGACGACTTCGCGTACCTCCGCGAGTACTCGCCGTACCACAACGTCGCCGAGCGGGCGTACCCGCCGACGATGTTCAAGACCGCCGCGGGCGACACCCGAGTCCACCCCGGCCACGCGCGCAAGATGACCGCGCTGATGCAGGAGCGAAACACGGGCGACGCGCCAGTCGTCCTCCGGACCGAGACCGACACGGGTCACGGCGTCGGCAAGCCGACCGAGATGATCGTCCGCGAGCAGGTCGAGCAGTGGACGTGGCTGTGCGACCGGCTCGGCGTCGACGTCGGCCAGTAGCGGGCACCTGGCGTGGGGATTGGCGGGGGACGCACCCAGGTTGCGGTCGTGAGGTCGGCTGCCCCCCGACAGTCACCAGGGCGCGTCGGCCTCCCCCGAGTCGACGAACTCGAACAGGTCGTCGAACTCGGCCGGGAGCGACGCCGTCAGGTTCCCCGCCGGGCGCGTGTCCTATTTCACCCTTCGGACCGAATCGGTCCCGAGGACGAGCGCGCATGTTCCGCGACCGGACCGACGCGGGCGAACGGCTCGCACGGCTGCTCCGCGACCGGGGGGTCCGTGCCGACCTCGTGCTGGCGATCCCGCGCGGCGGGCTCCCGGTCGCGCGGCCGGTCGCGGACGCGCTTGGCGCGCCGCTCGACGTCGTCGTCGCCAAGAAACTCGGCGCGCCGGGCAACCCCGAGTTCGCCATCGGCGCGGCAGCCTCGGACGGGAGCGTCTGGCTGAACCGGGACGCGATCGCCCGGCTCGGCATCTCCGAGCGCCACGTCGAACGCGAGCGGCGGGTCGCCGCGAGGGCCGCCCGGACCAGAGAGGCGGCGTACCGCACCGGCGGCCCGCCGGACGTTCGGGGCGCGTCGGTCGTCCTGGTCGACGACGGCGTCGCGACGGGCGCGACCGTCACCGCCTGCCTCCGGCTGCTCGCGGCGCGGGGGGCCGGACGCGTCGTGCTCGCGGTCCCGGTCGGTCCCCCGGACACCCTCGATCGGCTGGCGGGCGAGGCCGACGAGGTGATCGTGGTCGAGTCGCCGCCCCATTTCGGTGCCGTCGGCCAGTTCTACCGGCGGTTCGAGCAGGTCTCCGACGGGGAGGCGATGGCGATCCTCGGCGGTGCGTCCTGACGGGCGGCCGGTCGGAGATCCCGGAGGCGGCCACGAGCGACGAGACGCGTCGGCACGTTGTGAGGAGACGCGTCGACACGAATCGTGAGACGGTGCTCACGCGCGACCGTTCATAAAACGCCCGGCGGGCGCGGACGCCTCGGACGAGTCCCGGACTGTGGGGTCCGTGACGCCGAGTACGCACGTCGCGCCGTCTCCGGGCGGGTCGGTTCGAAAAGGTGCCGGATGGGGTGGATGCCGGGTACGGCACCTGATGTGGGGTCGTCGACGGTACAGGGGGGAACGACCGTCGAATCTCGCTCCGCAGGTCGCCACCGACTCCTTCGGAAGGCGTTCGCGCTCCGGGCCAGGCACGCGAGGCCCTCCGACGGCCGGTAGCGTCTATCCGTACAGCCGATTCCCCCATTGTTATACGGGTTGTACCGCGCCGACATGTCTCCGGCGAGTCTCTGTCCGAACCTGCCAGCGTGCGAGGGGCCTCGGCGCCGGTCGGACACACCTCTTTTCGAGTGCTCTCCCGCGGCCTCAGCCCTCGGGAGGAGCCCCGTTCGACGCTCTCGGCCGTCGTGGGGGCCTGCGAGCACTCGAAAACCGGTGTTCGGTCGCTCGCGGGAGGCTACCGAATGCGTTCGGTTCGGATCGGAACACCGGTTTTCGAGTGCTTTGGACGGCGGTTTCGATGGATAGGGGAGTCCTAGCCGGAAGTAAGCATTTGAAAACTGGTGTGTTCTCGCGGGTGAGGGGTCTCCCCGTCCGTCGGCCGAGTCGGTCGAACGGCCCCGATCGGGGTCACTCCTCGGAGAGGCCCGCCCGCACGAGGATGCTGTCGAGTTCCAGTTCGACGCCGGCGGTCGGGAGCTCCGAGCTGTCGATGGCGTCCTCGACCTGTCGGACGGTGAGCGCTTCGGACAGTTCGTACGTGTTGTACTGGCCGCCGCGGAGCCCCTCGTTGTTCTGGAACGACTGGAGGAATCCGAGCATGTCGAGCCGCGTCAGGTGGTTGTACATCCCGCGCTGGCTCAGCGGGTCGTCGCCGGCGGCCGAGGCGAGCTGCTCGTAGATGGCGTGGATGGCCTTCGTCCGGACCGGCGTGCGACCGTCCGCCTCCAGGCGGGCGACGGCGTCGATGATGAGCTGCTTGTGCTGGTCCTGGTCGATGATCGACTCCACCATGTCGCCGTAGTCGAGCTCCTCCTTGGCGGCGTACACGTCGCTCGGCGCGATCGGCATGTTCCCGGCGTTCTCGGCGTGCTCGGCGGCCTGTTTCAGCAGGTCCATCGCGCGCCGCGCGCTCCCGGATGAGTTCCGCATGGCGAGGGCCGCACACAGCGAGAGCACCTCCTTGTCGTACGTCTCGTCGTGGAGCGCGTTGTTCGCGCGGGCGGCGATGATCTCCTCGAGCTCGTCCGCGCTGTAGGCCGGGAACTTGATCTCCGTCTCACAGAGCGTGTCGCGCACCTTCGGCGAGAGGTTCGAGCGGAACGTGTAGTCGTTGCTGATGCCGATGAGCCCGATTCGGGTGTCCTCGACGTAGCCGATGTCGCGGGCCCGCGGCAGGTCGTACAGCAGCGTGTCGCTCTCGCCGACGCGGTCGACCTCGTCGAGCACGATGAGCACCGTGCCGCCGATGTCGTCCAGTTCCTCGTAGAGCATCGAGTACACCTCCCGGGAGGCGTACCCCGTCGAGGCGATCTGGTCGTCCCGGAACTCGTTGACGAGCGCGATGGCCACCTGATAGGAGGAGGCCGTGCCGTCCGAGGGCGCGATGTTCTGACAGTTGATGCGGACGTGCGTGAACGCCCGCTGCTCGTCGGGCGACCTGTCCGCGTTGCGCTCGCGGATGTCCGACTCCAGCTCCCGAAGCAGATACTTCGTCGCCGCCGTCTTCCCGACGCCCGTGTCCCCGTAGAGAAACGCGTTCCGCGGCGGTCGCCCCTTGTAGACGGGCTTCAGCGCGTTCACGTAGTTCTGCATGACTTCGTCGCGGCAGAGGATCTCCTCGGGGGTGTGCTCCTCCGTGAAGAGGTCGGCATCGCGGATGATCTCCACGTCGTCCTCGAAGATGGAGTTCGACCCCATTGACACGCGTGTCGGCCACCGGGGGGATAAAGCTAGGTGTTACGAGTGCTTTCGAGTGCTTTCAAGTGCTCACCGGTCGTTTCGAGTGCTCTGCGAGTGAGTGCAAGTGACTGCGAGTGACTGCGACTGCTCCCCGATTCGCCCCCGTTCGCCCCGGAATCGGCGGGTGTCCCACACCGATTTTCGAGTGCTCGGCGGACGGCGACGGTGGCCGGCGGCATCGAGCAGCGTGTTCCCACCTCGCTTGACGATCGAACCGCCCGCGGTCAACGGTCGGTGTAGGGCCGGTACGGCCCGGTTATGCCGGCCGTGCGAAAAGTTCTCCAGGTGCGTTCGCGAACGTGACGGCGAGGGCGCCGGACGCACACCGGTTTTCGAGTGCTCGGGAGTGTGAGCCGGCGTCTGCCGTGCGTCTTGCGCCGCCGGCGATCCCGTCACGGTCGGGTCAGTTTCGACCCATAGGAGCCGGATCGAAGCCGTCGTGTCCGTTCGTTGGTAACTGAGGCGAGCAGAGTGCGTGGCGGCTTCCTCGAGGTCACACCGATTCGTCTCGCGGTGTCACTCCCGGGAGTGTCACTCTGAGGAGTCACCGTGCCCGAGTCGTCGCGTCAGGAGAGCTTCGTCCGAGGAAAGTTCGTCAGGAGAACGTCGCAGGGAAAACTCCGTCAGGGAACCATAGCGTTGTTGCTGTGTCGGGAGTGCCGCACCGTGATCGTCACGTCATGTCGGTCGGTCGGTGCGTGGATGGTGGTTTGTCGACGACGGGACGGGAGTAGGCACGTCGTCGGTCGGTGATCGGACCGCCCGGGCGAGCAGGCTGGGGAAATCGGGAGGGGAGGGGAGGGAACCGTGATGCGACGGACGGACGCGTACCGTCCCACACCGGTTTTCGAGTGCTATCGGTCGGTCGGTTCGGCGGCCTCTCGTCGATCGCAGGCCGTCTCGGTTGTACGGTTATAAAGAGCGGCTCGGATGCACGTAACGTTAGTGACTCGAGTTCGAATAATCGCATGGAGGCATCCCGTCTCTAATCTGTTAACACTCCACTACTACTAGACTAGTAGAAAAGGATATAATATATTGGAATGGGGCCAGCGTTCCAGTCGATGGATTCGCGGTTGCCGCCCGGATTCGCCGGCCTCGTCAACCCGCCACCGCACGATCGGTACCCTCGCTTCGACAGCAAAAGCACTCGCAAACTGGTGTGAGGGTGTCCCCGTCGACGCCATCGTGCTCCGGGCACGTCACTCTCGGAACGTCTCCCCGTGGGAGTCCGAGCGACGGGCCACGACGGACGGCGACGGACCTGGACCGGGTGAACGTCCCGTCGATGGACGGCCGGCGGCCGGGTCGACACACCGGTTTTCGAGTGCTATCGTGGCCGGACCGCGGCAGTCGTCGTCGCGACCGGACGGCTGGTGGCCCGACGAGACGGTTCGCTCGTGCTCGCCGCGGGACGCGAGCGACACCTCGACGGCCGACCGGGGACGGGGGCGCCCGGCGGACTCGGGACGACGTGGCGGACTCGAGACGACGTCACCCCACGCCGAGCCGATCCCGTTCCCAGCGCACCCGCTCTTCGGCGCGTTCGCGGCCGACGGGCGTGAGTTCGTAGGCGTTCGTCCGCCGGTCGATCTCCCCTTTCACGACCAGGTTCGCCTCGACGAGTTCGTTCAAATTCGGGTAGAGCAACCCGTGGCTCACCGATCGCTCGAACGTTCGCTCGACCTCCTCCGCGATCGTCCTGCCCGAGGGTCGGTCGAGCCCCGGAATCGTGTACAGGAGGTCCCGCTGGAACCCCGACAGCTCGCCCAGGAGCGGATCGCTCACGGACGCCCTCCGCCGCGGCTCGGCTGTTCGACGTGACGCCGGACCGACGTCGGACCGTGCGCTGCTCGGTGAAACGGTCGGGTCATCGTGGAGCAACTTCGACGCAGCGGTACTTAGTTCGTGTGCCATCTCGTCACAATGGGGGTGGGCCCCGAGCACCCGAACCTCGTGCCCGGGGAGGGGGGAATGCGGCCGGTTCGGGAGAGCCGGTACCGAGTCACACCGATGACGAGGAACGTGACGACCTCGGGCGGTCGACAGCGTCCCCGAACCGGGACCACGGCTCCGCATCGACCTCCGGCGGGCGGAGCGTGGCTGTTCCGCAGGCAGGCTTTGCACAACGGGACGGATAAACCTTGCTAGCGTACCACACGGGGGACAGTCACGTTCGCTGTGAGGAACGTCAACGGCACCGTTTCGAGCGAGGGGCGCTCGTTTCCGTACCGACCGGGCGCCGTCGCTTCGGGAGCGAACGACGCGGAGCCGCCCGCCCGTCGGATCAGGTGCCGGGCGGCCGCCGCCCCGAGGAGACGCTGTCGGTCGATTCGAGCGGCACCTCCTCGCCGGGCGACTGGGCGGCGATGCCGCTGTTGAGTTCGGTCTGGGTCATACAGCTGTCACACCCCCGCACCTGATCGTCGTTGCCTCCGAAGACGCGGACGAACGACGGCGTGACGAAGCTCCCGCAGTTGGTACATTCTGGCATGATGTTGTCCACCGGCCGGTCCGGCCGATGGGTTGGTGGATGGGTGTCGCCGGCGTCACTGTTGGCCTTGACATATCACGGTGTTCAACAGTCGGGGGCGTCCGTCCTCGCCGGCGGCGACCACGACCGCCGTGCTCGACCGGGATCGAGCCGGTTTTCGTCCGGCGGAGCTCTCGCGTCGGACTCGACCGGTGAACGGCGCGGCGGCCCGACGGCGCAGCGACCCGACGGTGGGCCCACGAATCGGGTGTTCGAACCACGGTAGGAACTTCATACCGACGAGTAGCCACGGCATACGGGAACGAACGTGCGTATCCCGACACTTTACGATGTTACTACTGTAATGCCTTCTCGCCGGTAGCTTTCCGTAACGGACGGTTAACGGCCGGATAAGTCGGGCGAATCCTCCGGAGACGGCGATCGATCTCGATACCAGTATGTTGCTGGTGAAAGACCGACGTGGGGCCGTATCCCGGCCGGTCGTGAGTCGGTTGCGCTGCCGGGAACGCGGTTTCCTGACCCAACACCGGAACTTCTATCACGAATCCTTTTTAACACGGGACTGAACGATGGAGCAGTATCGGACCGACGGGGGAAACGGGGGGGCGACCGTCGAGCGAGCGACCCACGACCCGACGAACGGCGAGTCGACCGCGACCGCGGTCGTGATGGCGGTGGGACGCGCCAAGGGAGTGGAACCGACCGGGCTGCCACGGCTCGAGTCGACGATCAACACCGACGCCCTGGACAGGCTCGTCCGTTCGATGGCCGAGAACGACGCCGACTCGGAGGCGAAGGTGTCGTTCAGGTACGCGGGGGTCGACGTCTCGGTCGACGGGTCGGGCGACCTCGTGGTCTGGGTCGCCGAGTAGCCGCCCGGGCCGCGGACGGTCGTTCGACCCGGGGAACGTTTTCCGGACCGCCGAACGGTTCCGCGCCCCCACCGAGCTGCTGGCTCCCGCGTCGCGTGCTGGCTGATCGCTCCCCGCGTCGCGGGCGGGGCGACGGTGAACGGGCGTTCCTCCCGCTCCTGTACGGGACGATCCGCCCGGGTTCGGGACGATTCGATCGGAGTTGCATCGCCGTCGACGGCTCGGTTATATCGGCAAAAACAGGGGTACTGGCCGTTTAAACGCGGCTCACGTCACTCGTCACCGTCGCCGGTGACCTCCGGAATGAGCATCTCGGGGCCCCGCTCGTACTTGGGGGTGCTCGCGAACTCGTGCATCCGCCGCTTCTCGTCATCGGTGATTCGACCCGACATCTGTTACCCTGTGGGAACGAGTGGTAAAAAGTAATTTCGAGTATAACGGGCCGTATTTATCGGCCCCGTCGGCGGTATGTTTCGGTTATCGGTCGGCTGGCGGCTCGATCACCTCGACGACGCCGCGGACGGTCAGTCGTCCATGGCCGTGAGCGGACGCGTGTAGCTATCGGCGACCCGGACGACGACGGCCAGGAGCACGACCAGGACGACGGTCGTGAGCAGTTTTCGTGACATCGCGGCGGAGACGAGGACGCGACTCCGTTTCGTTATCCCCCTCGTAATCGGCGCTGGCGCACCGTCGACCCGACCGGACCGTCGCCCGTCGCCGGGTAGCCTGACCGTTCGAGCGGTCACCGTCCGCATTACAAACC
This window harbors:
- the hutH gene encoding histidine ammonia-lyase yields the protein MSETEVVLDGDSLTPEEVRAVARDRVAVRIADAARESVREARERVVSAVDSGEAVYGLNTGFGHLVDTRIDPEDVEALQTNLVRSHAAGVGRRLTDEEVRGLMLTRVNALVKGYSGVREVVVNHLVAMLNEGIHPVVPAQGSLGASGDLAPLAHVAIVLLGEGTATVDEEDGAGGEGDDVAGGAETSDRTELSGADALASAGLDPLRLAPKEGLALINGTQLTVALAALLVVDAERVLDAADAAGALTTEVTMSTTANCDPAVTDVRPHAGQAQSAANVRRFTAGSEVIESHRNCDRVQDAYSIRCLPQVHGAVRDAVAHLREAVEVELNSATDNPLVFPPEAVAGRASGGDDAAVLSAGNFHGAPLAHLLDYVAAALTDLTAICERRVDRMLNPELQEDHLPPFLAERSGLQSGYMIAQYTAAALLNECRSLGRAATDSTPVSGGQEDHVSMSGQAALHARTVAGNAATVVGVELVCGAQAAEFLDSDLTLGDGTAAAYRTVREVVPPLETDRPLDADLRAGERLVASGAIRDAVTAAASADAE
- a CDS encoding prolyl oligopeptidase family serine peptidase is translated as MPPSPPATERRPVTETLHGEEVTDPYRWLEEGSEAIEAWVEAQNEYADGFLGGDTAEALGPRFEELARVTDHGAVTARGGRYFQTVEGPEQDHGVLFVRESFDEEPRGLVDPNAFEAEAASMNWYVVGPDGDRVAYGYDEGGEEQYDVRVVDVGSGTVTEEIPGLGRVNPGGFAWTDDGFYYVATGDVGGGGQLEKALYYHEHGTDPDDDPFVTDAFGEHDWPQLEFDDESGTLLAAVHEGTANSEVFLVDVDAAESGDGSDGSDESTTGGSTMDGSALVPLITDADGTFRPHVHDGTVHFVTNYGAAFSRVLSVPAAEMAALAADGGDADAADDPETAGGGLLDPSALTETVPETDGVLQGIAFAGDRLLAHHMHDVSSELTVWADGEAVERIPTPEFCSVAGVSGDESGGDGETAGDGTTTVDDEVFYVESTFDAPSRVRRYDFGTGEAETLARADVSYEVDVAVSQEFFESTDGTAVPAFVVHREGLEPDGDAPTVLYGYGGFRIPQTPGFDRFRGPFLAAGGVFVVANLRGGSEYGEPWHEAGMRGRKQTVFDDFYAVAEGLIDAGYTNTDRLAAYGGSNGGLLTGAAVTQRPGLWGAVLSTVPLLDMLRFHRFLLGEYWTVEYGSPDDPDDFAYLREYSPYHNVAERAYPPTMFKTAAGDTRVHPGHARKMTALMQERNTGDAPVVLRTETDTGHGVGKPTEMIVREQVEQWTWLCDRLGVDVGQ
- a CDS encoding phosphoribosyltransferase, giving the protein MFRDRTDAGERLARLLRDRGVRADLVLAIPRGGLPVARPVADALGAPLDVVVAKKLGAPGNPEFAIGAAASDGSVWLNRDAIARLGISERHVERERRVAARAARTREAAYRTGGPPDVRGASVVLVDDGVATGATVTACLRLLAARGAGRVVLAVPVGPPDTLDRLAGEADEVIVVESPPHFGAVGQFYRRFEQVSDGEAMAILGGAS
- a CDS encoding Cdc6/Cdc18 family protein, which gives rise to MGSNSIFEDDVEIIRDADLFTEEHTPEEILCRDEVMQNYVNALKPVYKGRPPRNAFLYGDTGVGKTAATKYLLRELESDIRERNADRSPDEQRAFTHVRINCQNIAPSDGTASSYQVAIALVNEFRDDQIASTGYASREVYSMLYEELDDIGGTVLIVLDEVDRVGESDTLLYDLPRARDIGYVEDTRIGLIGISNDYTFRSNLSPKVRDTLCETEIKFPAYSADELEEIIAARANNALHDETYDKEVLSLCAALAMRNSSGSARRAMDLLKQAAEHAENAGNMPIAPSDVYAAKEELDYGDMVESIIDQDQHKQLIIDAVARLEADGRTPVRTKAIHAIYEQLASAAGDDPLSQRGMYNHLTRLDMLGFLQSFQNNEGLRGGQYNTYELSEALTVRQVEDAIDSSELPTAGVELELDSILVRAGLSEE
- a CDS encoding helix-turn-helix transcriptional regulator, which gives rise to MGELSGFQRDLLYTIPGLDRPSGRTIAEEVERTFERSVSHGLLYPNLNELVEANLVVKGEIDRRTNAYELTPVGRERAEERVRWERDRLGVG
- a CDS encoding DUF7563 family protein, encoding MPECTNCGSFVTPSFVRVFGGNDDQVRGCDSCMTQTELNSGIAAQSPGEEVPLESTDSVSSGRRPPGT
- a CDS encoding HalOD1 output domain-containing protein — protein: MEQYRTDGGNGGATVERATHDPTNGESTATAVVMAVGRAKGVEPTGLPRLESTINTDALDRLVRSMAENDADSEAKVSFRYAGVDVSVDGSGDLVVWVAE